A genome region from Glutamicibacter arilaitensis Re117 includes the following:
- a CDS encoding DUF4031 domain-containing protein, whose translation MSILIDPPRWPAHGTLFAHLVSDTSLAELHQFAEQQEISRRAFDRDHYDVPREHYDRLVAAGAQEVSGGELVRALLSSGIRIPAKYRPEKLGTILSRRWARTLPTEPQLGSELLERWSQSHRHYHDRVHLLSVLEALDWLAKDNTDPEELMLLQLAAWFHDAVYEGTSEDEFKSAILARERLWGVLSPGAVSKVSDLIMLTAGHSPADTDRLGNILCDADLEVLARPTVAYQRYAEAIYKEYEHLPRPLLASGRSKILTGLLEKDKIYGTPAGIQRWEPGARINLSNELELLRSWL comes from the coding sequence ATGAGTATTCTGATTGACCCGCCGCGCTGGCCTGCCCATGGCACGCTCTTTGCCCATTTGGTGTCGGATACCTCCTTGGCTGAACTGCATCAGTTCGCTGAACAACAAGAAATCTCCCGTCGGGCGTTTGACCGCGACCACTACGATGTTCCGCGCGAACACTACGACCGCCTAGTTGCGGCTGGCGCTCAGGAAGTCTCGGGAGGCGAACTGGTCCGCGCCCTGCTCAGCTCTGGGATACGGATACCGGCCAAATACCGGCCCGAGAAGCTGGGAACGATCCTCTCCCGCCGCTGGGCGCGTACCTTGCCTACCGAGCCCCAGCTCGGCTCTGAGCTCTTGGAGCGCTGGTCCCAGTCCCATCGGCACTATCACGACCGGGTGCACCTGCTCTCGGTGCTCGAAGCACTCGATTGGCTGGCCAAGGACAATACCGATCCGGAAGAGCTCATGCTGCTTCAACTGGCTGCCTGGTTCCATGATGCGGTGTATGAAGGAACCAGCGAAGACGAATTCAAGTCTGCGATATTAGCCCGCGAACGGCTGTGGGGAGTACTCTCCCCCGGGGCAGTCTCGAAAGTCAGTGACCTCATCATGCTCACCGCCGGGCATTCCCCGGCAGATACCGACCGCTTGGGAAATATCCTCTGCGATGCCGACCTGGAGGTCCTTGCACGCCCCACGGTCGCCTATCAACGCTACGCGGAAGCTATCTACAAGGAATACGAGCATCTGCCTCGCCCCCTGCTCGCATCAGGACGCAGCAAGATCCTCACAGGGCTGCTGGAGAAAGACAAGATCTACGGCACGCCCGCCGGTATCCAGCGCTGGGAGCCCGGTGCGCGCATCAATCTGAGCAATGAACTGGAATTGCTGCGAAGCTGGCTCTAG
- a CDS encoding sensor histidine kinase, protein MKSFRAQWRRTSLRTKLVTVMLGLMIVAIFATAVGSAHTLRIAMTNQIDKQLNVSKSTMAYGLNKAYLYSLNEDSGSHDALDVDATLLGLSSAYADIRDQDGEIVYVMPRSRVGPSNGTDLPLLNMEEIQQLAAHPNSPATVPGAFPTSAGWRTVMIPLKSSELNLFLSMPLDNVNRTVNQTAVLVLSTGTLTALLMSMIAYGLTGRSLKPLINVERTASMIADGDLSQRVKDYPAETEVGRLSRSLNAMLAQIEKAFNDREASERKMRRFIQDASHELRTPLVTIQGYSEFYRYGGLAEPEAMDSAMGRIESESKRMARLVEDLLMLARLDEQRPMEKQPVDLLVLGQDAVEDTKVRAPDRTVKLVGLVSDRPSPASTVGDDARIRQVIANLITNALRYTPEGSPLEVAVGVRSLVAGTMDAVVEIRDHGPGIPAEDAKRIFERFYRSDSSRQRETGGSGLGLAIVAAIVQQHGGSVALADTPGGGATMSISLPYEPLREPKEPEVDDIED, encoded by the coding sequence ATGAAGTCATTTCGAGCCCAGTGGCGCCGCACCTCGTTGCGGACCAAGCTGGTCACGGTCATGCTGGGTCTGATGATCGTCGCGATCTTCGCTACCGCAGTCGGTTCAGCGCATACGCTGAGGATCGCGATGACCAATCAGATCGATAAGCAGTTGAACGTGTCTAAGTCGACAATGGCTTACGGTCTGAACAAGGCCTACCTGTACTCGTTGAACGAGGACAGCGGCAGCCACGACGCCTTGGATGTCGATGCCACGCTGCTCGGCTTGAGCAGCGCCTACGCGGATATCCGCGACCAGGACGGCGAAATCGTTTACGTGATGCCGCGTTCGCGGGTCGGGCCTTCCAACGGCACCGACCTGCCGCTATTGAATATGGAAGAAATTCAGCAGCTGGCAGCTCACCCGAACTCCCCTGCGACAGTTCCTGGCGCTTTTCCGACCTCCGCGGGTTGGCGTACGGTCATGATTCCGCTCAAGAGCAGTGAATTGAACCTGTTCCTGTCCATGCCGCTGGACAATGTGAACCGTACTGTCAATCAAACCGCCGTGCTGGTGCTCTCCACCGGCACGCTCACTGCCCTGCTGATGTCGATGATCGCCTACGGACTGACCGGGCGTTCACTCAAACCGCTGATTAATGTGGAACGCACCGCGTCGATGATCGCCGATGGCGACCTATCCCAGCGTGTTAAGGACTACCCGGCAGAAACCGAAGTCGGCAGGCTTTCCCGCTCGCTCAACGCCATGCTGGCCCAGATTGAAAAGGCGTTCAACGACCGCGAAGCTTCCGAACGGAAGATGCGCCGCTTCATCCAAGACGCATCCCACGAGCTGCGCACCCCGCTGGTGACCATTCAGGGCTACTCGGAGTTCTACAGATATGGCGGACTGGCAGAGCCCGAAGCCATGGACTCGGCAATGGGCCGCATTGAAAGCGAATCCAAGCGGATGGCCCGCCTGGTTGAAGACCTGTTGATGCTCGCCCGCTTGGACGAACAGCGACCCATGGAAAAACAGCCAGTGGACCTGCTGGTGCTCGGGCAGGACGCTGTGGAAGACACCAAGGTCCGTGCACCGGACCGTACCGTCAAACTTGTCGGCCTGGTCTCCGATCGTCCAAGTCCGGCAAGCACTGTCGGCGATGATGCCCGCATTCGCCAGGTGATCGCTAATCTGATCACCAATGCCCTGCGCTACACTCCGGAAGGCAGCCCGCTGGAAGTCGCTGTCGGTGTACGCTCGCTGGTCGCAGGAACGATGGACGCTGTGGTCGAAATCCGCGACCATGGACCAGGAATCCCTGCTGAAGATGCCAAGCGCATTTTTGAACGTTTCTACCGTTCGGATAGCTCGCGCCAACGCGAGACCGGAGGTTCCGGCCTGGGCTTGGCGATCGTTGCGGCCATTGTCCAGCAGCATGGCGGCTCGGTGGCCTTGGCAGACACCCCCGGCGGTGGAGCGACGATGTCGATTTCATTGCCATATGAACCGCTTCGCGAACCTAAGGAACCGGAAGTCGACGATATCGAGGACTAA
- the serC gene encoding phosphoserine transaminase, which produces MSTDIKIPENLLPADGRFGAGPSKVRAEQVQAIVDAGPELLGTSHRQAPVKNLVASVQDGLKEMFNAPAGYEVLLGVGGSTAFWDAAAFSLVRSKAQHLSFGEFGSKFAKATDKAPFLEASSIIVGEPGTVPEPVAEADVDLYAWPHNETSTGAAAPIQRVAGANADALVVIDATSAAGGLDVDLAETDVYYFAPQKNFASDGGLWLAFVSPAAIARIEEIAATDRWIPDFLNLKTALDNSLKNQTYNTPSLTTLVGLDAQIKWINANGGLKWAAARTAESAGKIQAWAEASEIAAPYVANPAHRSNVISTVDFADSVDASAIAKVLRANGVVDVEPYRKLGRNQLRIATFVAIEPNDVESLLKCIDYVIEQL; this is translated from the coding sequence ATGAGCACGGATATCAAAATTCCAGAAAACCTTCTGCCTGCCGATGGTCGATTCGGCGCCGGACCGTCCAAGGTTCGTGCAGAACAGGTTCAGGCCATCGTCGATGCTGGCCCCGAGCTGCTTGGCACTTCCCACCGCCAGGCTCCAGTCAAGAACCTCGTCGCCTCGGTGCAGGACGGCTTGAAGGAAATGTTCAACGCGCCAGCAGGCTATGAAGTATTGCTAGGCGTGGGCGGTTCCACCGCGTTCTGGGATGCAGCGGCCTTCAGCTTGGTCCGTTCCAAGGCACAGCACCTGTCCTTCGGTGAGTTCGGTTCAAAATTCGCCAAGGCTACCGACAAGGCTCCATTCCTGGAAGCTTCCTCAATCATTGTTGGCGAGCCTGGCACCGTGCCCGAACCAGTCGCCGAAGCGGATGTAGACCTCTACGCATGGCCTCACAATGAGACTTCCACCGGCGCTGCCGCACCGATCCAGCGTGTTGCTGGTGCGAATGCCGATGCGTTGGTCGTCATTGACGCCACCAGCGCCGCCGGCGGACTGGATGTCGATCTGGCCGAGACCGATGTGTACTATTTCGCCCCGCAGAAGAACTTCGCTTCGGATGGCGGCTTGTGGCTGGCCTTCGTTTCGCCTGCTGCCATTGCCCGCATCGAAGAAATCGCAGCTACCGATCGTTGGATCCCGGACTTCCTGAATCTGAAGACCGCTCTGGATAACTCGCTGAAGAACCAGACCTACAACACCCCGTCGCTGACCACGTTGGTCGGGCTGGATGCGCAGATCAAGTGGATCAACGCCAATGGTGGTTTGAAGTGGGCAGCAGCACGCACTGCGGAATCTGCCGGCAAGATCCAGGCATGGGCCGAGGCATCCGAAATTGCCGCCCCTTATGTTGCCAACCCTGCTCACCGCTCCAACGTCATCTCAACTGTTGACTTCGCAGATTCAGTGGACGCTTCGGCAATCGCCAAGGTGCTGCGTGCCAATGGCGTGGTCGATGTGGAGCCTTACCGCAAGCTTGGACGCAACCAGTTGCGTATCGCAACTTTTGTTGCGATTGAGCCAAATGACGTTGAGTCGCTGCTCAAGTGCATCGACTACGTGATCGAGCAGCTCTAG
- a CDS encoding metal-dependent transcriptional regulator: MSDLIDTTEMYLRTILELQEEEIVALRARIAERLGHSGPTVSQTVARMERDGLVIVSTDRHLALTEKGHELATGVMRKHRLAERLLSDIIGLDWEYVHDEACRWEHVMSERVERRLFDLLGKPTVSPYGNPIPGLEVLGGPNVGEISHDVENLDDALLSGNIGPLAIERLAEPIQTDPILLGQLNEGGIRPGAIVTLERADDYVVVRVQGIEGALELPVEVSAHVFVKSQK, translated from the coding sequence GTGTCTGACCTTATCGATACAACTGAGATGTATCTGCGCACCATTCTTGAGCTTCAAGAAGAGGAAATCGTGGCCTTGCGTGCCCGAATTGCAGAGCGTCTAGGCCACTCCGGCCCTACTGTGTCACAGACGGTCGCCCGCATGGAACGCGATGGCTTGGTGATCGTGTCCACCGACCGGCACCTGGCGTTGACGGAGAAAGGTCACGAATTGGCTACCGGCGTGATGCGCAAGCACCGCTTGGCCGAACGCCTGCTCTCGGACATCATCGGCTTGGATTGGGAATACGTCCATGACGAAGCATGCCGCTGGGAACACGTGATGAGTGAGCGCGTCGAGCGCCGACTGTTTGATCTCTTGGGCAAGCCAACAGTGTCGCCGTACGGGAACCCAATTCCGGGGTTGGAGGTGCTCGGCGGCCCCAACGTGGGCGAGATCTCACACGATGTCGAGAACCTGGATGACGCGTTGCTCTCCGGAAATATCGGTCCCTTGGCGATTGAACGCCTCGCTGAACCGATCCAGACGGACCCAATCCTGCTCGGACAACTGAACGAAGGCGGTATCCGCCCCGGCGCGATCGTCACTCTGGAACGCGCCGATGACTATGTCGTCGTGCGTGTGCAAGGCATCGAAGGCGCATTGGAGCTGCCAGTTGAGGTCAGCGCACACGTATTTGTAAAGTCTCAGAAATGA
- a CDS encoding ROK family transcriptional regulator — MRRGTNLGRLGDFNQAVILESIRRAAEGISRVELAGSTGLSPQTISNVVRRLLDDGIVREDRTIVSGPGKPRTVLELEGNRLVSIGIHLDPSVLTFVAMNLRGEVLRERRIEVPNLEVATETVQLMATTVKELIAEIRVPKKHIVGVGIAVPGPVNVEEGVVLNPPLLDGWADVELVNPLRKLLRLQVIIEKDTIASAVGELWQAKEEKNNDFVFVYCGHGFGAGLVLNGDVHHGSSNNAGEIGHYSTGYKSVKCEECGADDCLAAGTSYEFIAAQAKERGLELPSFEIVGPEQRAAGMNRLYELAHEGNKVAKDLVIEAMVKVGEVAGQLANSLDVREVVLGGPQWDKVRELVADEVNDAIGRRFALRGVHEIEMRTSELGSNVGAIGGACVVMDASLSPKATALLLR, encoded by the coding sequence ATGCGACGGGGTACAAATTTAGGACGCTTGGGAGACTTCAACCAAGCCGTAATTCTCGAGTCAATTCGACGGGCTGCAGAAGGAATTAGCCGCGTCGAACTGGCTGGTTCCACTGGTCTGTCTCCACAGACCATTTCCAACGTAGTCCGCCGCCTGCTGGATGATGGAATTGTCCGAGAAGACCGCACTATCGTTTCCGGCCCGGGAAAGCCTCGCACCGTTCTGGAACTTGAAGGCAACCGCCTCGTTTCTATCGGTATCCATCTTGACCCTAGCGTTCTCACCTTCGTCGCAATGAACCTGCGCGGTGAAGTTTTGCGCGAGCGTCGCATTGAAGTTCCCAACCTTGAAGTTGCTACCGAGACCGTACAGCTCATGGCTACCACGGTGAAGGAACTCATTGCTGAAATCCGCGTGCCAAAGAAGCATATCGTGGGTGTCGGCATCGCAGTTCCAGGTCCGGTAAACGTTGAAGAAGGCGTTGTGCTGAACCCGCCATTGCTCGACGGCTGGGCAGATGTTGAACTGGTGAACCCGCTGCGCAAGCTCTTGCGTCTGCAGGTCATCATCGAAAAGGACACCATTGCATCGGCAGTCGGTGAACTTTGGCAGGCCAAGGAAGAGAAGAATAACGACTTCGTCTTCGTCTACTGCGGTCACGGCTTCGGCGCTGGTCTAGTGCTCAACGGCGACGTCCACCACGGTTCGAGCAATAACGCCGGCGAAATCGGCCATTACTCAACGGGCTACAAGTCGGTGAAGTGCGAAGAATGCGGAGCGGATGACTGCCTCGCTGCCGGCACTTCGTACGAATTCATCGCGGCTCAGGCCAAGGAACGCGGACTGGAACTGCCAAGCTTTGAAATCGTCGGCCCAGAACAGCGCGCAGCGGGAATGAACCGCCTCTACGAGCTGGCTCATGAAGGCAACAAGGTCGCCAAGGACTTGGTCATCGAAGCAATGGTCAAGGTAGGCGAAGTAGCCGGCCAGCTAGCGAACTCGCTGGATGTCCGTGAAGTTGTCCTCGGAGGCCCGCAGTGGGACAAGGTCCGCGAACTGGTCGCTGACGAGGTCAACGATGCCATCGGTCGCCGCTTCGCTTTGCGTGGCGTGCATGAAATCGAGATGCGCACCTCCGAGCTCGGCTCCAATGTTGGTGCTATCGGTGGCGCCTGCGTCGTCATGGATGCTTCGCTGTCGCCGAAGGCGACCGCACTGCTGCTTCGATAA
- a CDS encoding NUDIX hydrolase has product MTISAACLINNQGEILLVRKRGTTKFMQPGGKPETGETALQTIIREIREELGIDFTAEQLHFDGEWTGPAANEADTLIHASLYSARYDGALTPLAELEELLWIDPQQALERDDLAPLLRDHVLPLAIARAKA; this is encoded by the coding sequence TTGACGATCTCAGCGGCCTGTTTAATCAACAACCAAGGAGAAATACTCCTGGTTCGGAAACGTGGAACAACGAAGTTCATGCAACCCGGCGGGAAGCCAGAAACCGGGGAAACTGCGTTACAAACTATCATTCGAGAAATTCGTGAAGAACTTGGCATCGATTTTACGGCCGAGCAACTGCACTTCGATGGTGAATGGACAGGACCAGCCGCCAACGAAGCAGATACCCTGATCCATGCGTCGCTATACAGCGCTCGTTACGACGGGGCGCTCACGCCGTTGGCTGAATTGGAAGAGCTGCTGTGGATTGATCCACAGCAGGCCTTGGAGCGCGACGATCTGGCCCCGCTATTGCGCGACCATGTCTTGCCCCTGGCCATTGCACGAGCCAAGGCGTAA
- a CDS encoding WXG100 family type VII secretion target codes for MSTFSTNTGEMQVKSQAVMNTIDRLRHEVSTMQMNLDQLQSTWQGSAAASFQSIVAEWRSTHVQIEEALSSIATALNHASMQYEEVEQVNTSLFRY; via the coding sequence GTGAGTACGTTCTCCACCAATACCGGCGAAATGCAGGTTAAGTCCCAGGCCGTCATGAACACCATTGACCGGTTGCGTCATGAGGTTTCGACCATGCAGATGAATCTCGACCAGCTGCAAAGTACCTGGCAGGGTTCTGCAGCTGCCTCCTTCCAGTCAATCGTGGCCGAATGGAGGTCAACCCATGTGCAGATCGAGGAGGCGCTGAGCAGCATTGCCACGGCCCTGAACCACGCATCCATGCAGTACGAAGAGGTCGAGCAGGTCAACACCTCATTGTTCCGGTATTGA
- a CDS encoding DUF3027 domain-containing protein, whose product MARKPKLDTILAEAVDTARGALAEIAGVSEIGEHLGVTAEGERLVTHRFVSHKKGYQGWTWFATLARVSRAKSKDLTVCEVGIIAGEHSLLAPAWVPWADRLAKEEIEAASAEEAGETSGEDTGTAASAERAETQPDAAVAEDSTSATEKQPESDEAEDAESDQETVQTHKSPARRQVRRRRTAQRTAARRRAAQRNRTRKEN is encoded by the coding sequence ATGGCCCGTAAACCCAAGTTGGACACCATCCTCGCCGAGGCAGTGGATACTGCTCGCGGTGCGCTCGCAGAAATTGCAGGCGTGTCGGAAATCGGCGAACACCTAGGGGTCACGGCGGAAGGTGAGCGACTTGTCACCCATCGTTTTGTCTCCCATAAAAAGGGATACCAAGGATGGACCTGGTTTGCCACACTTGCACGGGTGTCTCGGGCTAAGTCCAAAGACCTGACGGTGTGCGAAGTCGGCATCATCGCCGGAGAGCACTCGCTGCTTGCTCCAGCATGGGTGCCGTGGGCAGACCGCTTGGCCAAGGAAGAGATTGAAGCGGCTAGCGCTGAGGAAGCCGGTGAAACCTCTGGCGAGGATACCGGAACCGCGGCTTCAGCAGAACGCGCTGAGACTCAACCTGACGCTGCAGTGGCTGAAGATTCCACTTCAGCCACTGAGAAGCAGCCTGAGTCGGATGAGGCAGAAGATGCCGAAAGCGACCAGGAGACGGTTCAGACTCATAAGTCTCCAGCCCGACGCCAGGTGCGCCGCCGCCGGACCGCACAGCGCACCGCAGCCCGACGCCGGGCAGCGCAACGCAATCGGACGCGCAAAGAAAACTAG
- a CDS encoding HNH endonuclease, with protein sequence MLHVTRRGVLRRDAFTCAYCGKSANTIDHVIPRSRGGQNTWENLVAACLHCNSRKADKMLSQLGWQLRITPHRPRVAGHLVSGLQHVDAAWNEYLHAS encoded by the coding sequence ATGCTTCATGTCACCCGTAGGGGCGTTTTGCGTAGGGACGCCTTTACCTGCGCTTATTGCGGCAAATCCGCCAATACTATTGATCACGTCATTCCGCGAAGCAGGGGAGGGCAGAACACCTGGGAGAACTTGGTTGCTGCATGCCTGCACTGCAATAGCAGGAAGGCGGACAAGATGCTCTCGCAATTGGGCTGGCAATTACGTATCACCCCGCACCGTCCGAGAGTCGCCGGCCACCTCGTTTCGGGGTTGCAACATGTCGATGCAGCATGGAACGAGTACCTACACGCGAGCTAG
- a CDS encoding response regulator transcription factor has product MSPKTAEAKLLVVDDEPNIRELLSTSLRFAGFEVVAAANGREALAAVEADEPDLAVLDVMLPDMDGFTITRKLRAAGRHFPVLFLTARDDTSDKVTGLTVGGDDYVTKPFSLDEVVARIRAVLRRTASGEDENATISVADLELDDDAHEVRRAGEIIDLSPTEFKLLRYLMMNPNRVLSKSQILDHVWEYDFNGDASIVESYISYLRRKVDRPEWPALIQTKRGVGYLMRTPDRR; this is encoded by the coding sequence ATGAGTCCAAAAACTGCTGAGGCAAAACTTCTCGTTGTCGACGACGAGCCAAACATCCGCGAACTGCTTTCCACTTCCCTGCGCTTTGCAGGCTTCGAAGTCGTTGCTGCTGCCAATGGACGCGAAGCTCTTGCCGCCGTTGAAGCCGACGAACCAGATCTGGCCGTCTTGGACGTCATGCTCCCGGACATGGATGGTTTCACCATCACCAGGAAGCTGCGTGCCGCCGGCCGCCATTTCCCAGTTTTGTTCCTGACCGCACGCGATGACACCAGCGACAAGGTCACTGGTCTGACTGTTGGCGGCGATGACTACGTCACCAAGCCATTCAGCCTGGACGAAGTCGTAGCCCGCATCCGTGCCGTGCTGCGTCGTACCGCCAGCGGCGAGGACGAGAACGCGACCATTTCCGTTGCCGACCTTGAACTGGATGACGACGCCCATGAGGTGCGCCGTGCCGGGGAGATCATCGACCTCTCCCCTACCGAATTCAAGTTGCTGCGCTACCTGATGATGAACCCAAACCGAGTGCTGTCCAAGTCGCAGATCTTGGATCACGTCTGGGAATACGACTTCAACGGCGACGCATCGATCGTTGAGTCCTACATTTCTTACCTGCGCCGCAAGGTTGACCGCCCTGAATGGCCTGCGCTTATCCAGACCAAGCGTGGTGTCGGCTACCTGATGCGCACCCCGGATCGCCGCTAA
- a CDS encoding M23 family metallopeptidase, producing the protein MVETKTAGRRRVADVEVDVIAEVTASATERTGGRRAARAAATVPMIAPAKPVHEDFVGRRFDSVHRYGVAPTQSMLAATDVASNVVLLPNAAPASASKPKPVEAAGNVAFIASFKSKVQKTAHRGFAHKVAAVAAVSGLALAAVTPQLSGNSEEQKAVEVAAQRTATSAVVDVTAPSSNAELSVERAALSSELNTEVAKEEKFAEVMTASGGSITAIKDTSGLLGSPVTTQRITSSFGHRKNPTGAGYMIHSGTDYGVPSGTKVYAAADGIVTVSGWAGHSGNRITLDHGNGLETGYSHNSKLVVKVGQKVKRGDVVALAGSTGNSTGPHVHFEVIVDGQFKDPAGWL; encoded by the coding sequence TTGGTAGAAACCAAGACTGCGGGACGTCGTCGCGTTGCAGACGTTGAAGTGGATGTGATTGCAGAAGTCACTGCTTCGGCTACTGAGCGCACCGGCGGGCGCCGGGCAGCACGAGCTGCTGCCACCGTCCCGATGATTGCACCGGCCAAGCCGGTTCATGAAGATTTCGTTGGTCGCCGCTTCGACTCCGTGCACCGCTACGGTGTTGCTCCAACCCAGAGCATGCTTGCTGCGACGGATGTGGCCAGCAATGTTGTTCTACTTCCAAATGCTGCTCCAGCATCTGCCAGCAAGCCGAAGCCGGTTGAAGCCGCTGGCAATGTAGCGTTCATCGCGAGCTTTAAGTCCAAGGTCCAGAAGACAGCTCACCGTGGGTTTGCCCATAAGGTTGCAGCAGTAGCCGCAGTTTCGGGCTTGGCACTAGCGGCCGTAACCCCACAGCTTTCCGGAAACTCAGAAGAGCAGAAAGCTGTTGAAGTAGCTGCACAGCGCACCGCAACGTCTGCAGTTGTAGATGTCACCGCACCAAGCAGCAACGCGGAACTTTCTGTGGAACGCGCGGCTTTGTCCTCGGAATTGAACACCGAGGTCGCCAAGGAAGAAAAATTCGCTGAGGTCATGACCGCTTCGGGCGGCAGCATTACGGCGATCAAGGACACCTCAGGTTTACTCGGATCGCCAGTTACCACGCAGCGAATCACTTCGAGTTTTGGTCACCGTAAGAACCCAACCGGTGCCGGATACATGATTCACAGCGGTACCGACTACGGCGTGCCAAGCGGTACCAAGGTATACGCAGCCGCAGATGGCATCGTGACCGTTTCTGGCTGGGCTGGACACTCCGGCAACCGCATCACTCTCGATCACGGCAACGGTCTTGAGACCGGTTATAGCCACAACAGCAAGTTGGTTGTGAAGGTCGGGCAGAAGGTTAAGCGCGGCGACGTCGTTGCTCTAGCCGGCAGCACCGGCAACTCAACGGGGCCACATGTGCACTTTGAAGTGATCGTAGATGGTCAGTTTAAAGACCCAGCAGGTTGGTTATAA
- a CDS encoding cold-shock protein, which translates to MPSGKVKWYEKAKGFGFITAEDGKEIYVNAAALPEGVHDLRPGTRLEFGVAEGRRGPQALSLRLLEEAPSVARAKRKKPEAEAVLIEDLIKLLDNVSNSLHKGRYPEQAYGKKVATVLRAVADDLDA; encoded by the coding sequence ATGCCTAGCGGCAAGGTTAAATGGTACGAAAAGGCCAAGGGTTTCGGTTTCATCACTGCCGAGGACGGCAAAGAGATCTACGTCAATGCTGCAGCGTTGCCCGAAGGCGTGCATGACCTGCGCCCCGGAACCCGACTGGAATTCGGCGTTGCCGAAGGCCGGCGTGGTCCGCAGGCACTGAGCTTGCGACTGCTGGAAGAAGCACCGTCGGTCGCCCGCGCCAAGCGCAAGAAGCCGGAAGCGGAGGCTGTGCTGATCGAAGATCTTATTAAGCTGCTCGACAACGTTTCCAATAGCTTGCACAAGGGGCGTTATCCTGAACAGGCATATGGCAAGAAGGTTGCTACCGTACTTCGTGCGGTAGCCGACGATCTGGACGCATAA
- a CDS encoding C40 family peptidase, translating to MTKSHAHGRRRADVPRTNSLQAISQAVASNAGSVGRQAAVVAAASGLIVTLGVPGQATAPRDVSASPVDTINPERVAVKAVKVAADKKADIAIERASFTAEEKPEPVVIAVSNDITPTTRSNNSGSSDSMAPMTRQSRSGGQESAPQQKAQPKAETTVQSSNLSGIAATAAKYVGVPYVWGGNGPSGWDCSGFVKYVYAQHGINIARGTSAILGSGQFVRTSNPKPGDLVFQNGGGHVGIYLGGGQMIGAQNPTVDTMIHSVSRNPLYGYYTLAG from the coding sequence TTGACCAAGAGTCATGCACATGGACGTCGCCGTGCCGACGTACCACGCACCAATTCGCTACAGGCGATTTCACAGGCCGTAGCGTCCAACGCAGGCTCGGTGGGTCGACAGGCTGCCGTTGTAGCTGCAGCATCCGGCTTGATCGTTACTTTGGGCGTGCCAGGACAGGCAACCGCACCACGTGACGTTTCCGCATCGCCAGTTGACACCATCAACCCAGAGCGCGTTGCAGTCAAGGCAGTAAAGGTAGCTGCCGACAAGAAGGCTGACATCGCTATCGAGCGCGCTAGCTTCACCGCTGAGGAGAAGCCAGAGCCAGTTGTCATTGCAGTTTCCAATGACATCACCCCAACTACCCGTAGCAACAACTCGGGCAGCTCCGATTCGATGGCCCCAATGACTCGCCAGAGCCGTTCGGGTGGCCAGGAATCGGCTCCACAGCAGAAGGCTCAGCCAAAGGCTGAAACCACTGTTCAGAGCTCCAACCTTTCCGGCATTGCAGCAACCGCTGCCAAGTACGTTGGCGTTCCATACGTCTGGGGCGGCAACGGTCCAAGCGGCTGGGATTGCTCCGGCTTCGTCAAGTACGTTTACGCACAGCACGGCATCAACATTGCTCGCGGCACCTCGGCTATCCTCGGATCCGGCCAGTTTGTTCGCACCAGCAACCCTAAGCCAGGCGACTTGGTATTCCAGAATGGTGGCGGCCACGTTGGCATCTACCTGGGCGGCGGCCAGATGATTGGTGCACAGAACCCAACCGTGGACACCATGATCCACTCGGTTTCGCGCAACCCACTGTACGGCTACTACACCCTAGCTGGCTAA